From the genome of Thermosynechococcus sp. NK55a:
GCTCACCTAGGGCAAGGTACCGCTAAAGACTGCAAGGGCAGGCCCGGTCATATACAGATGTTGGCTAGGCAAATCCCAGCGAATCTGGAGATTGCCCCCTGGCAGTTCAACCGTGGCTTGGGCTTGATCGCCCCCAGGACTCAGGCAACCAGTCAAAACAGCAGCGACTAGGGTGGCACAGGCTCCCGTTCCACAGGCAAGGGTCATACCGGCTCCCCGTTCCCAGACGCGCATCCGCAGGCGATCGCTCCCTAGGACTTGCACAAACTCAGTATTGGTGCGCTGGGGAAAAGCGGGGTGATGCTCAAACTGGGGACCAATCACAGCTAAATCCAGGGCAGCTACATCCTCCACAAAGGTGACGCAGTGGGGATTGCCCATACTCACGCATGTCACCAACCACTGGCGATCGCCCACCGTGAGGGGAACATCAATCACTTTTTGATCTGCGGCTGCCAAGGTGGTGGGAATCTGCTGCGCCAAAAGTTGGGGTTTGCCCATATCCACGGTGACCTGACCATCCGCTTGTACCTCCGGCACAATGAGACCGGCAAGGGTGTCAATGCGGTAGCGCACAATTTCACCGCCGGAGCGACCCTCAAGGGCAAAAATGAACTTGGCCAAACAGCGAATGCCATTGCCGCACATTTCCGCCACTGAGCCATCAGCGTTGTACATCCGCATGCGGTAATCACTTTCTCCAGTTCCCCGCAGTAAAAAACTGACCCCATCCGCACCCACGCCGAAGTGGCGATCGCACCAGTATTGGGCTTGTTCCGGACTTAAAAGCAGCTCTTCCTGATGGCGATTATCAATGAGGAGGAAATCGTTACCTAACCCTTGGTACTTCTGAAAAGATAGGCTCATAGAATTGAAAAAGTAAGAGAGGGGAAACCAATGACGGATGAATTTAACACGGCACTGCCTAGCATTCGCCAAGTACAGACCTTCATTAAAGATAGCACCGAGGTTGAAGTCAAGCTCAGCACCAGCGATCTTGTGGTTGGCAAAGTGCGCTGGCAGGATACGAATTGCCTCTGCGTTGTCGATCACTATGATCAACCCACAATTATTTGGAAGCAGGCCATTGTCTTTATTAAACCGAAGCTAGCCTAAGGGCCACAGTTGCAGTGCCACTGCCAAAGCCTCTTGATAGACCATCTGCCAAGGTTGCTGATGTTGACGAGCAAGGGCGGCACAGTCTTCGTATTCCGGCTGGACATTGATCCGCTGTCCTTGGTGCGCCGCTACTTTCACCCGCACTTTTCCAAAGGAGGTTGGGATTTCCTGTATTTGCCGCTCTAGAACATAGCGCTCCTGTACTTGACGCCGTAGCCCCAGGGTTGTGGTTTCACGGAAGAGCGTCTGCACACAGGCGGCCTCTGCACTGGGGGGACACAGTAACGTAACCAACACTCCCAAGCGCGATTTTTTCATCGTTATCGGCTGACAAAAGACCTCAATGGCACCGACGGCATAGAGTTGTTCACAGGCATAGCTAAGGGCTTGGGGGGGCATGTCATCCAGTTGGGTTTGCAGTTCCACAATCGTTTTTGCGGTGCCTGTTTCTGCTGAATTCGGCGGCGTTCCCAACCAGAGGCGCAATAGATTGGGTAGGGGCAGCTCTTGAGTGCCGGCGCCTAAGCCCACCCGTTTCAATGTCATTGCTGGCGGCGCACCAAATCCCTCACTGAGGGCACAAACAAGAGCAGCTCCCGTAGGCGTGACTAGTTCTTTTTCAATGCCATTGCTGTAGAGGGGCACTTGATAGGTTTGGCACAGTTGCAGAACAGCAGGCACAGGAACTGGCAGCTGACCATGGGCCGCTTTGACCATTCCGCCCCCAGTGGGTAGAGCCGAGCAGTAAATGTGACTCACATCGAGGTAATCCAACCCCAAGCAGGTGCCGACAATATCCACAAGGGCATCCACGGCCCCCACTTCATGGAAATGCACTTTTTCTGGCTCAATGCCATGCACGGCACCCTCAGCAATGGCCAAGGCTTCAAAAACCTTAAGGCTCCAGTCGCGGGCGCGATCGGGGAGATGGGCAGCCCGGATTTGGTCGGCAATCTCCGGCCAATGGCGATAGTGGTGGGAGGGGCGATCGCGCAGATGTACCTGTGCCTTTAGGCCCCGCTGTCCTTTGCGCTGTACCGTTTCCGTAGTCAACTCAAACTCATCGGCAATCCCTAACTTCGCTAATTGGCTTTGAAGATAGTCAAGGGGAACCCCCAGATCAAGGAGGGCACCCAAGCACATATCCCCAGCCACACCAGTAGGGCAGTCAAAATAGGCAACCGTCATGGCAGATTACAGGCGCAGCACTAAGGGATATGGTAACAAGGGACAATTGATAGACTGCTGATATACTGCCTATTCTTATCCCGCTTTTGCAGAGTCTGTTGCTGCCCCCTCTGACCAAATCAACGGTTGATACACCGGTTGATACACCATTGTGGGGGGCTGCCATTGGTAGCGCCGCAAGTTAATGCGATCGCCCCCCTCAAAAACAATCCCCTCTACCTCTAGGCGCCAGCGCTGCAATTCATCCGTGCCGCGGCGTTGGGGCGCATAGGAAATTTTGCCTTGAGCATTGACCACGCGGTGCCATGGAATGTCAGAATTGGGTGCCAGCCGATAGAGGGCATAGCCCACATAGCGCCCATGGCGAGGCCAGCCACACAGGGCGGCAATTTGGCCATAGGTAGCCACACGCCCTAGGGGAATTTGCTTCACTAGCCAATAAATTTTTTGTTGAAACGTTAGTGCCCCTATGTTCATCTTCATAAGACTTTATACTTTTTTATAGTTGTAGGTCAGATTCAACCCCTCTAAATCCGTATTTCTACGGAAGCAAGCCTCAAAACGACCCACCTAGATTAAACATTAAGGGTGGTAACGGAATTACTAAATTCAATTAAGAACAACTGCCCACAAAAAGATAGATCGGTCATGATTTAAGCAGCAGCAATGCTGGGGTAGGGGAGGGTGGAATTCGGTGCCTTATTTTGAATCATTACGTATTTCTCATCTAAGTTGCTTTTTGCTCAATGATTGCTTCTATGTCTTTTTGACTTGAGTTTTCCAGTGTCTTTGTGATATTCCTGACGCTATTTGATGGAGTCCCCTATGACCATGACCAGTTCCCCACCCCAAGCCGCCGCCGGCGATCGCTACGGTGTTGACCATCTCCTGCGCAAAAAATACCCGAAACGCCACCATCACTACGCTTTTTGGGACTTCTTTCACTTCGATAGCGATCGCGGTACCTACACGGATTGGAACAATGCCCGCAACCTCCTGGTGACCGAAGATTTTATCATTGGTCTCATTGAAGGTCTGGAAGAGGAAGTGGGACCTGCTTCCAGTGTCGTTATGTACAAAATTGGCGAAGAATGGGGCCGGCGCGATGCTCAGTTTTTTGCAGAGTGGTTTCCCAGGGAATATGGCTATGAGCAGGGGATCAAGCAAATGCGGCTTCCCTATGTCCTCGAAGCGTGGTGGTGGCCCTGCACGACCCAAGGCTGGGGGAACTGGGAAGTGGATCTCAGCGAGCAAAAACACGGCTTCATGTTCATCAATATCTTTGATTCGGCAGTGGCCCGCACCCTAGGAGATGTGGGACGGCCAGTTTGCCACCTCTATGCAGGACTATTTGCTGGTTTCTTTAGCGGCTTGGTTCAAAAAGAACTCGGTTGTATTGAAATCCAGTGCTACGCCATGGGTGAAACCTACTGCAAATTTGTCTTAGGCAAGCAGGATCGCATTGACGCGGTTGCCTTCTGGCAGAACGAAGGAGCCTCTGCCAAAGATATTGAAAAACGGCTCCGCAGTGGAGAATTGGTTTATGAGAAGCCTAAACGGTAGTTGGCAGCAGCAAGCCGTTGCTGAATTCTTTGAGGAGCTGAACTGGCTCGGCTTGATCCGCCAGCAGCCGGTGACAGAAACAGTGGTTCTCAACTGGCAATCACTGAAAGTGGCAGAATTTTGGCAGCGCGTCAATTGGCTAGGTCTTGAGGTCAAAGGGGCGATCGCCCCCACTAGCCCTGGGGAATGGCCCAGCTACCGCGTCAGGGACTTCTTTGGGCGCCTGAACTGGGAAGGGGTAGGCGTGATCTTGCCCATCGGCTTGCCGGCCCTAGCCGCGGAAATCACACCACCGGCTACCCTAGCCAGCTCTTGGGCTGCTTGGTCAGTCGAAACCTTCTTCCGCCAACTCAACTGGGAGGGCCATCGCGGTCAAACCATCTTCCTAGAGCCGAGTTTGTCCCTGTGGCGCCTATCAGTCAAAGACTTCTGTGCCAGTCTTCCTTGGGCAGGCCAACCCCTGATCGCCCAAGTGAGTAACGTGGCAGCCCCGCCCCCTGTCCCCGTAGAGCCCGAAGTCACCCTCTCAGACTTATCAGACCTGTTTTAGGAGACCCCTATGCACACCGAGTTAATGAATCTCTACTACAAAGCTGAAGAAAACTACCTCAGCAATGTGGACATCAAAGTCTTTCGCCACCACATCGAGTCGCTTCAGCAGCGGTTGAGCACCTATGAATTTCTGCGGGATCATGAAATTGAAATCTTCCAGCCGGTAGCTGACGCCCTGCAAAAGCAATATCCCACCGAACCCCCCCAAACCCTTGAGCAGGTCTTGCGTCAGGCGATCGCCCTCCTGCGCTATGCCGCCATGGCCATGCTCTTAAATAATCCGGAGTTTTTGCAGCATCGACTCCTAGAGTGGCTCACGGAAGTGGTCAAGGCCCACCAAACCCAAACCCTATGGAGCAGTTGCCATGAGCTTCTCAGTGACCGCCTCAAGGAAATGCTCACTGACGCTCAGCAGGACTTGATGTTGCCGCTATTGGATCAGGCGCAAGTGACCCTTGTGGGCTTGCCAGCCGTGGTCTCTGTCCACGCCTAGGTGACTGTTGAAATTGCGTGTCATGCCTACGAATGAGGATGTCCTATGATCTCCGTTGCTGATTTGGTCAAAGAGCCCGTCATCCCCGGCAATTACTACGCTGCCGATGCCTATGTGCAAGGGGATTTTGAAACCGGTCTCATTGAAAACCGCAAAGGTGCCCGTCTGATTGCCCTGCCGGATATTTTCCTCCAAGCCATCTATGCGGGCCTCGATCAAGAAGTAGGACAGGCCACTGGGGTGGTGCTATTCAACTGTGGTCGCTGGTGGGGCAAGAACTTTTACCGCCGTTTTGTGGCCGAGGTGAGCGAGTACTATGGCCGTCCCCTTGCGGAGATGGAAATGGTGGAGTTTCTCCAATGCCTCAAGGAATGCTGGAAGACCCACGGTTGGGGCAGGATTGATCTCGATGTGAGCTTCTACCAGCAGGGCTTTTTGGTGGTGACAACGTGGGATTCTCCCTTTGCGGCGGCGGCTCCCAAAAATACGGGTCAGCCCCAATGCGCTGCGGAAGCAGGGATTTTAGAATCCTTCTTTAGCCAATTGACCGGTCGCGATCTCCTCTGTGTGCAAACCGCCTGTGAAACCCTAGGGGCAACCAATAATTACTTTGTTTTGGGGTTGCGCGAGCGCGTTGAACCGGCCAAGGCTTGGCTGCAAGAGGGGCAGAATCATAACACGATTATGGAGCGACTCTGTCGCGCTCAGGCCGCTTGAGTATGATCCTAAAGTAACCCTCTATGCGTCATTAACCATTTTAATAAGGAGCAAAGAGCAGTGGCCAAAGTTGTCAAGCTTGAACCCATCTCGCGCGAAGCGACAATTAACACCAACGACAATTTGCTCTCTGCTATCCTGGACTCTGAACTCCATGTGCTCAAGGAGTGTGGTGGGCGCGGGTTGTGTGCCACTTGCCATGTCTATATCAACGAGGGGATGGAGAGTCTTTCCCCCATCAATAAGCGGGAGCAACGCACCCTTGAGGTGATTACGACGGCAAATGCAACTTCCCGCCTCGCCTGTCAGGCACGGGTTCTGGGGCCGGGGGTAGTGGTAGAGCTTCCCTCAGGGATGTATATCAATGCAGTAGAAGATATTGAGTCTTTGATTGGGCGGCGGGCTGAGCAGGATATTTTGCACCCCCTCGATGGCCGCGTCTTGGTGGAGGCAGGTAAGCTGATTACGCGCACGATGATTACCCAGTTGAAAGATACCCAAGTTAAGGTGAGTGAATACCTCGCCAATACGTCGGATGCCTAAGGCGCTACGTCACTTTTATCCTCAAGAGGGCACTATTATGGAAGACCGTCATCGCAATTCCCAAGCTGCTAGTAGGGGTCTAGGCCCCCTTGAATGGGGAGCAACGGGGTTAGCAGTTGTCTTATCTGTGGCTGCTGCTGCGACGCAACAGACAATTTTGAGCGCGATCGCCCCCTTGCCCCTTTCGTTGGCGGTGGGTTTAAACTTAGTGAGCCGTAAAAAACTGGCTGACCAGTTCCAAGTCTTTGGCCAACAACAGGAGGCCAAAATGGCTGAACTGGTGGCGTCCCAAGGGCAGCAGCAGTCAGAGTTGGGTCACCTCGCCCTTGCCCTTGCTCAGGTGCGCGATCGCCTTGAGGATGTGCAAAAACAGGTGATGCAACTCAACCAAGGGGCACAGCATCTCCATGACTACACGCGCATTCTCGACACGGAGCAAAAAGAAATTGAACAGGTTCTTGACTGCCTGCGGGAAATTGAGAAAAATACCCAAGTTATCCAAGTGAATCCCAGCCATGCCAAGGCCTACTACAACCGCGGTCTGACCCATCAGCGTCTAGGGGATGTCGAAGCAGCCATTCTCGATTACACAGAAGCGATTCGCCTCAACGATACCTATGCCAAGGCCTATCATAATCGCGGTGTGGCCCGCTCAACGGTGGGCGATCGCAAGGGAGCAGTAGAGGATCTGCGTACAGCAGCGAAGCTGTTCTTTGAACAGGGGGATATTAGCAGTTATCAGCGAGCACGGGATCTGGCCAAGCGCATCCATGAAGTGGGGAGTATTGAACAGGACAATAAAGAACTACCCTTAGAAATCCTCTTCTCCTAGGGGGCAGTTATTTTGCGCCTGAGCCTGCATTGACAGGCCCGCGATCGCGAATCATATTGAGAGCTGTTTTTTGACGAACGAGTTGAGGCTGGTGATTGGCCACAGCGCATGCTGCCTTAAGTTCGCGTTACCGGCTGGTGGATCTTGCAGGTCAGGGCCAGTACGGACAGGTCTACTTGGCAGTTCATCGCCAGTCGGGGGCACTGGTCGCAATTAAGGTACTCAATGAGCAGCAATTGTTGACCCGTGGCTTTTTACGGGAGTTGAATTTTCTCCTGACGCTGCAGCATCCCCATGTGGTTGGCTGTCAAGCAATTGACTATATTCGCCTGCACCATAGCCCCCAAGTGAGACGCAGTTTGGTGATGGACTATTGTGCTGGGGGGACATTGCGATCGCTCTTAGAACAAGAACAGGCCTTACCCCTGACGACCGCCTTGCGCCTCACACTGGATGTTCTCGCAGCCTTGGCCTATGCCCATCATCGCGGCATTCTCCACTGCGATCTCAAACCGGAAAATATCCTGCTGGAGGTAACTGCTACGGGTTGGCAGGCAAAAGTATCCGATTTTGGCGTGGCGCGGCTAATTGAGGATGTCAAGGGCAGCGGTCAAACCGGATCCCCTGCCTATATGGCACCGGAGCGTTTCTATGGTCAGACGCTACCCGCTTCAGATCTCTATGCAGTGGGGATCCTCATGTACGAAATGATTGTTGGCGATCGCCCCTTCCACGGTACCCCTGCTGAACTCATGGCTGCCCACCTCAGCCGCCCCTATACCCTTCCCGAGGGACTGCCCTTTCTGGTGCGGAGCACTATTGCTAAGGCATTAGATAAATTACCGCAGCGCCGCTATAAAAGTGCAGCGGAAATGACGATGGCTGTGCAACTCGCTCTCGAGATCATCGAAGCAGAGTGTCATGAGCAGCCTCTATTGTTTTCTAGGTCACCGGCGGCGGTTTGGCTGGGGGAACCCCAAGGTTTTTCTTTGCCGCGACCGCCCCGACCGGTTGCCAGCACGGCCACAAGTTTCTATGGGGTGGTGGGCGATCGCCTGTGGGCTTGGCAAAGCAGGGATTCTCAGCCTGAAGTGATCGGTCAATGGCCGCTGCCACCCCTACCGCTTCAACTCTATGGTGGCCAGTTGAGGGCTTGGCTGCGGCTCCAGGGGCTGCCCCCACAGCTTTACTGCATTGATGAGCAGCAGATTCCCCTAGGATGTCGTCTGCTGCCCACCCACAACAGGTTAGCCATTGATGCCAGTGGTTACTGGTGTGCAGAAACCGAGATTGATAGTGATGTTGGCACATTGAGGCTGCATGTCCAACAACTGAATGGTCAAGGAGAGCGCACACTTTGCTGTGGGTGGCAGGGACGGGTGTGGGTCGATACACTCCTGCTCAATCGTCGCTATGGCGCGGTGATTAGTCGCTCCCAACATCCTGAAACGGCCCATCCCATCACTCATTTTCAACTCTTTGACCGCCGAGGACACTGGCGACTCTACACCCAACTGCCTGCCCACTTGACGTTGTTCACCCCTGCCCATAACCAACCATGGCAAGTAGCGGCGTTTGAGGATCATCCGCAGCAACCTCTACTGATGCTCCTACATTTGCGGCCTTGGCGGATTCAACGCTTGGGGCTGCGGTTTCGTCCTCAATTTCTCTGTGCCACACCTTGGGGCTATGTGGTGGCGGGTCGCCATAGTTTGAGTTTAGTGACCCACAGCGGCGAAATTGTCGGTACGGCGGACAGTGAACCGCAGATTGATGGCCTTGGCTTTACGGGCGATCGCCACCTTTGGTTGATTCGCCGGCAAGGAAGTGAGTGTGTGATACAAACCTGGGACATTACCACGTGGGACATTGACCTCATCCTCTAGGCCAGCAACCTATGATAGAAAGAATAGCTGGGGGATATGACCCATGAAACAGCCGCAGATTCTCAAAATTACCCGCAAAGCTGCCAGTCTTAAACAAAAGCAAAAGCAGCAGTCATCTCCTGTAGCGCTTGATGTAACAGCAACAACGGTAGCCTCTGAATCCGTCGTTGAGGTAGCCGCCAGCGATCGCGACAGTGCCCAGGGGCGTCAACATTGGTGGAGTGAACGCTGGATAGGTGTGCTGGAGTCCTTTGGCTGGCGACGGCGCCTAGAGCGGGCACGCAATTATGTGCGGGAGGGTCGAGTCCTAACCTTAGAGTTCAAGGGCAACCAAGTTCATGCCCAAGTGCAGGGCACAGCTCCCGACCCCTATCACGTCAAACTGCATTTGGATGCCTTTAGTGAAGAGCAGTGGCAATATGCCATTGACGGCATGGCACAAAAAGCCTTCTATGCCGCGAAGCTCCTGGCGGGTGAACTGCCCCCCAGCATTGAAGAAGTCTTTACCCAAGCTGGACTGAGTTTATTTCCCTTTACGAAATTTGACATCCATAGCCGCTGTACTTGTCCTGACCCAGTCAATCCCTGCAAACATATTGGCGCGGTCTATTACTTGTTGGGACAGTACTTCAACGAAGATCCCTTTCTACTCTTTCAATTGCGGGGCAAAACCAAAGAGGAGATTCTCCAACGCCTGCGCCACTATCGGGCAACAGCGACCACCCCCTCGATGGTGCCTACCCCC
Proteins encoded in this window:
- the dapF gene encoding diaminopimelate epimerase; the encoded protein is MSLSFQKYQGLGNDFLLIDNRHQEELLLSPEQAQYWCDRHFGVGADGVSFLLRGTGESDYRMRMYNADGSVAEMCGNGIRCLAKFIFALEGRSGGEIVRYRIDTLAGLIVPEVQADGQVTVDMGKPQLLAQQIPTTLAAADQKVIDVPLTVGDRQWLVTCVSMGNPHCVTFVEDVAALDLAVIGPQFEHHPAFPQRTNTEFVQVLGSDRLRMRVWERGAGMTLACGTGACATLVAAVLTGCLSPGGDQAQATVELPGGNLQIRWDLPSQHLYMTGPALAVFSGTLP
- a CDS encoding Hfq-related RNA-binding protein, with the translated sequence MTDEFNTALPSIRQVQTFIKDSTEVEVKLSTSDLVVGKVRWQDTNCLCVVDHYDQPTIIWKQAIVFIKPKLA
- the larC gene encoding nickel pincer cofactor biosynthesis protein LarC translates to MTVAYFDCPTGVAGDMCLGALLDLGVPLDYLQSQLAKLGIADEFELTTETVQRKGQRGLKAQVHLRDRPSHHYRHWPEIADQIRAAHLPDRARDWSLKVFEALAIAEGAVHGIEPEKVHFHEVGAVDALVDIVGTCLGLDYLDVSHIYCSALPTGGGMVKAAHGQLPVPVPAVLQLCQTYQVPLYSNGIEKELVTPTGAALVCALSEGFGAPPAMTLKRVGLGAGTQELPLPNLLRLWLGTPPNSAETGTAKTIVELQTQLDDMPPQALSYACEQLYAVGAIEVFCQPITMKKSRLGVLVTLLCPPSAEAACVQTLFRETTTLGLRRQVQERYVLERQIQEIPTSFGKVRVKVAAHQGQRINVQPEYEDCAALARQHQQPWQMVYQEALAVALQLWPLG
- a CDS encoding MGMT family protein, producing MKMNIGALTFQQKIYWLVKQIPLGRVATYGQIAALCGWPRHGRYVGYALYRLAPNSDIPWHRVVNAQGKISYAPQRRGTDELQRWRLEVEGIVFEGGDRINLRRYQWQPPTMVYQPVYQPLIWSEGAATDSAKAG
- a CDS encoding V4R domain-containing protein is translated as MTMTSSPPQAAAGDRYGVDHLLRKKYPKRHHHYAFWDFFHFDSDRGTYTDWNNARNLLVTEDFIIGLIEGLEEEVGPASSVVMYKIGEEWGRRDAQFFAEWFPREYGYEQGIKQMRLPYVLEAWWWPCTTQGWGNWEVDLSEQKHGFMFINIFDSAVARTLGDVGRPVCHLYAGLFAGFFSGLVQKELGCIEIQCYAMGETYCKFVLGKQDRIDAVAFWQNEGASAKDIEKRLRSGELVYEKPKR
- a CDS encoding V4R domain-containing protein translates to MISVADLVKEPVIPGNYYAADAYVQGDFETGLIENRKGARLIALPDIFLQAIYAGLDQEVGQATGVVLFNCGRWWGKNFYRRFVAEVSEYYGRPLAEMEMVEFLQCLKECWKTHGWGRIDLDVSFYQQGFLVVTTWDSPFAAAAPKNTGQPQCAAEAGILESFFSQLTGRDLLCVQTACETLGATNNYFVLGLRERVEPAKAWLQEGQNHNTIMERLCRAQAA
- a CDS encoding 2Fe-2S iron-sulfur cluster-binding protein, with the translated sequence MAKVVKLEPISREATINTNDNLLSAILDSELHVLKECGGRGLCATCHVYINEGMESLSPINKREQRTLEVITTANATSRLACQARVLGPGVVVELPSGMYINAVEDIESLIGRRAEQDILHPLDGRVLVEAGKLITRTMITQLKDTQVKVSEYLANTSDA
- a CDS encoding tetratricopeptide repeat protein; translation: MEDRHRNSQAASRGLGPLEWGATGLAVVLSVAAAATQQTILSAIAPLPLSLAVGLNLVSRKKLADQFQVFGQQQEAKMAELVASQGQQQSELGHLALALAQVRDRLEDVQKQVMQLNQGAQHLHDYTRILDTEQKEIEQVLDCLREIEKNTQVIQVNPSHAKAYYNRGLTHQRLGDVEAAILDYTEAIRLNDTYAKAYHNRGVARSTVGDRKGAVEDLRTAAKLFFEQGDISSYQRARDLAKRIHEVGSIEQDNKELPLEILFS
- a CDS encoding serine/threonine-protein kinase, with amino-acid sequence MATAHAALSSRYRLVDLAGQGQYGQVYLAVHRQSGALVAIKVLNEQQLLTRGFLRELNFLLTLQHPHVVGCQAIDYIRLHHSPQVRRSLVMDYCAGGTLRSLLEQEQALPLTTALRLTLDVLAALAYAHHRGILHCDLKPENILLEVTATGWQAKVSDFGVARLIEDVKGSGQTGSPAYMAPERFYGQTLPASDLYAVGILMYEMIVGDRPFHGTPAELMAAHLSRPYTLPEGLPFLVRSTIAKALDKLPQRRYKSAAEMTMAVQLALEIIEAECHEQPLLFSRSPAAVWLGEPQGFSLPRPPRPVASTATSFYGVVGDRLWAWQSRDSQPEVIGQWPLPPLPLQLYGGQLRAWLRLQGLPPQLYCIDEQQIPLGCRLLPTHNRLAIDASGYWCAETEIDSDVGTLRLHVQQLNGQGERTLCCGWQGRVWVDTLLLNRRYGAVISRSQHPETAHPITHFQLFDRRGHWRLYTQLPAHLTLFTPAHNQPWQVAAFEDHPQQPLLMLLHLRPWRIQRLGLRFRPQFLCATPWGYVVAGRHSLSLVTHSGEIVGTADSEPQIDGLGFTGDRHLWLIRRQGSECVIQTWDITTWDIDLIL
- a CDS encoding SWIM zinc finger domain-containing protein — its product is MKQPQILKITRKAASLKQKQKQQSSPVALDVTATTVASESVVEVAASDRDSAQGRQHWWSERWIGVLESFGWRRRLERARNYVREGRVLTLEFKGNQVHAQVQGTAPDPYHVKLHLDAFSEEQWQYAIDGMAQKAFYAAKLLAGELPPSIEEVFTQAGLSLFPFTKFDIHSRCTCPDPVNPCKHIGAVYYLLGQYFNEDPFLLFQLRGKTKEEILQRLRHYRATATTPSMVPTPPPLYEPPKTDARFCQYRQPLPPELVVLVPSGQPHGVLSVLPPFPHEVSSEVAQLMATLEQMYSSASLAACRLAMSEPPGVASDQ